In a single window of the Micromonospora sp. WMMD1155 genome:
- a CDS encoding nucleoside deaminase yields MTPDDERLLRRAVQIAGEAGASGERPFGSLLAAADGTVLIEDHNTVVSDSDITAHPELKLARWAARELAPDVAADTTMYTSCQPCPMCATAIDRSGLGRVVYALSSEQFDEVKPATPALPPVRYEGPALFDEARRPIDDHY; encoded by the coding sequence ATGACGCCCGACGACGAACGACTTCTCCGCCGTGCCGTGCAGATCGCCGGCGAGGCCGGCGCATCCGGCGAACGGCCGTTCGGCTCGCTGCTCGCCGCCGCGGACGGAACCGTCCTGATCGAGGACCACAACACGGTGGTCTCCGACTCGGACATCACCGCCCACCCGGAACTGAAGCTGGCCCGGTGGGCCGCCCGGGAACTCGCCCCGGACGTGGCCGCCGACACCACCATGTACACCAGTTGCCAGCCCTGCCCGATGTGCGCGACCGCCATCGACCGCTCCGGCCTCGGCCGGGTGGTCTACGCCCTGTCCTCGGAGCAGTTCGATGAGGTCAAGCCGGCCACCCCTGCCCTGCCCCCGGTGCGCTACGAGGGGCCGGCACTCTTCGACGAGGCCCGCCGCCCGATTGACGACCACTACTGA